GCTGAATTCTTTGTTGATATCTTGACTCACTGAAACATTTTTGTAACCTCATCGCAATAATCGAAAAGGGCCGCCATATCTTCCTCATTTTTAGCGCAGTCATACTCTTCATAAGGATCGCAGTCCCGATAGTACCCCGCGACTTTAAGCTCGTGTGATGGAAGCGCTGCACAAGTAACGGTGGTTGAGGCCCCAGCTTGTACGCTTTTCATGCGCAAATCGTCCGGCAAGCCGATCCAAAGAATTTTCAGCGCGCTGACGAAATTGGTGGTGCGGCCCAGATTTGTATTTATTCCACCCTGCCATGATTCGAGAATAGCGTTAGCAGACTTTATAGGAACAAAGTGAGTGTTAAGATTTTGAGCTTACCGGATGCAAAGAAACCGTCTCAACGTTGGGATAGCGTTTGTGAAATTCCTTGGCAACCAAAATATTACCCAGCTTGCTTTGTTGATACGCTTTCCAACCACTATACCCCTTCTTGTTCTCCATAGAGAATGTCTTTATGTAATTCATGTCGATCCGTGGCCCTTTTCCGATAGTGTgggccgtcgacgacaaccAAACTTGGCGCTTTGTTTTATCAATAAGCAACTTTGACAGCAGGA
The Phaeodactylum tricornutum CCAP 1055/1 chromosome 7, whole genome shotgun sequence DNA segment above includes these coding regions:
- a CDS encoding predicted protein, giving the protein MYGDNIKGKVFVITGAYSGIGVETTKALLSEGASKVVIGGRRQNLQDDFIKEMKESFAADRVDGHLIDLGDLASVKRFAEYVNAKYKTIHVLINNAGVMNTPPGVTKDGFEQQMGINVIGHFLLSKLLIDKTKRQVWLSSTAHTIGKGPRIDMNYIKTFSMENKKGYSGWKAYQQSKLGNILVAKEFHKRYPNVETVSLHPSANAILESWQGGINTNLGRTTNFVSALKILWIGLPDDLRMKSVQAGASTTVTCAALPSHELKVAGYYRDCDPYEEYDCAKNEEDMAALFDYCDEVTKMFQ